In the Tessaracoccus lacteus genome, GGCGGCCGACCGTGTGACGCTGACCAACAACGAGGACGGCGTCGCCGCCGTGATCGAGACGCTGCTGTAGCCGGTCAGGCCGGAGTCGGCGAGGACCAGCCCGAACGCCGCCGCGGCCGAGCCCGTCGCCGGATCCTCGGGGACGGCCTCACCCGGGATGAACACCCGGGCGTGCGTGGCCACGGTCCCGTTCGGGGCCTCGCTTAGCGCGTAGACGACGGTTCCGTCGAACCTATCGGTGGGCTTGGGACCCGAGAAGATCGACGCGCGGCCGACGGCCTCGTCGTTCACCCGCAGGAACGAGAACGGCAGCCCGGCGCTGGCGTTATGACCGGTCAGCAGGTCGTCGGCGGCCAGGCACGGCGTGGGTACTGAGGTGATCCTGGCACGTCCCCCGCGGTTCCTCAGGCGTCGTCCGCCAGGCGGGAGCAGTCCTGACACAGCCCGAAAATCTCGAGCTCGTGGCCGACCTGCGTGAAGCCGTGCTGCTGCGCGACGGTGGCCGCCCAGGCCTCCAGGTCGGTCGGCTTGATCTCGATCGAGAAGCCGCAGCGCCGACAGACGAGGTGGTGGTGGTGACCGGCGGAACAGCGCCGGTAGGCCGCCTCGCCGTCGGGGGTGCGCAGCACGTCCACCTCGCCGGCCTCGGCCATCGCCTGCAGCGCCCGGTAGACCGTGGCGAGCCCCACCTTCGCCCCGATTCCGCGCAACTGGTCGTGGACCTGCTGCGCGGTGCGGAACTCGCGTGCTCCCTCCATCAGGTCACGCACCGCGGCGCGCTGCCAGGTCTGGCGGGTGACCGGGCTGTTAGTGCTCGTCATAGTGGTCTCCGTGGAGGGCATGCCGGTGCCCGTCGTGGACGTAGTCGACATGGTCTCCGTGCTGGATCACCTTGACCCCGGACTTGTGCGCGTGGCCGTCGTCGTGGTTCTCGGCGGGGGTGTGGTCGTGGCCTCCGTGGTCCTCCACGAACGGGATGAACTGGTGAGCCCTGCGGATCCGCCCGCCGAGCAGCCAGGCTATGCCGAGCAGCACGATGGAGGTCACGACGATGGTGGCGCCGGTGGCGGTGTCCAGGTAGTAGGAGCCGACGGTGCCGCCGAGGGCCGCAAGGACGCCGACGACCATCGACCCGAAGAAGGCGTGGTAGAAGCCGACGAACAGCTGCTGGGCGGCGGCGACGGGGATGACCATCAGGGCACTGATCAGCAGCAGGCCGACGGTCCGCATCGCCGCCGTGATGCTGATGGCGGCCAGCACGACCACGAGCAGGTTGATGACCTTGACGCGGATGCCGAGCACCCGGGCGAAGTCCTCGTCGACGCACACGGCGAACAGCCGGGGGGCCAGCCCGATGCACGTGACGAGGATCACGACGCCGAGCACGGCGATCAGCACGATGTCGGTCTCGCTGACCGAGGTGAGCGAGCCGAACAGGTACGACGACAGTCCGCCGGCGCCCTGCCCGGCGATGCCGGCCATCAGCACGCCGGAGGCGAGGCCGCCGTAGAACAGGATGGCCAGGCCGAGGTCTCCGGTCGCCTTGCCGTGCTGGCGCAGCAGTTCGACGGCCACCGCCCCGACGACGCAGACGACGACGGCGACGGGCATGGTCGCCCAGCCCGTCATCAGCGCCAGGCCGACGCCCGCGATCGCCACATGGCCGAGCCCGTCGCCCAGCAGGCTCATGCGCTTCTGGACGATGAAGGTGCCGATGGCGGGCGCGATGAGGCCGCTCAGCACGGCGGCGATGACCGCGCGCTGCATGAACGGCAGGGAGAGGATCTCGATCATGATGCCGCTCCTGCGATGGGGTCGGAGAGTCCGATCAGCGACGGCTCGGGGGCCGGGTGGTCGCGTTCGGTATCGACGGGGTGGTTCTCGTCTGTCACGACGCGTCCGTCGCACAGCGTGACCGTGCGGTCGAGGACCTGGGCCATGGCGCCGCGTTCGTGCAACACGACGAGCAGGCCGAGCCCCGCGTCTCGGAAGCCACGCAGCAGCTCCGCCAGCCCGGCCTGGCTGTGCAGGTCGACGCCGGCCAGCGGTTCGTCCATCACGAGCAGCTCGGGCTCGGCGGCCAGTGCGCGGGCGATCAGCACCCGCTGCTTCTGGCCTCCGGACAGCGCGCTGAACGGCCACTTCGCGCGGTCGGCCAGCCCGACCTGTTCGAGGGCGTGGTCCCTGGCAGCCCGGTCGGCGGCGGACAACCACTGGAAGGGCCTGCGGTGTGCCAGCCGCCCGGCCGACGCGATCTCGCGCACGGTCGCGCCCGCCACGTTCACCGTCGACAGCTGTGGCACGTAGCCCACGCGCCGCCAGTCGTGGAACCCTGGCAGCCGCTCGCCGAAGAGCTCGACGACGCCCTCCTGGTGCGGGATGAGCCCCAGCACGGCGCGGATGAGTGTCGACTTGCCGGATCCGTTGCCGCCGATCAGGGCGACGGCCTCACCGGCCGCGACGTCGACGTGGACGTCGCGGAGGATGGGCATCCCGCCGAGGGAGACGTAGACGCCCTCGGCGTGGACGAGGTCAGCTGCAGCCATTGGCCGTCCGTAGTGCTTCGAGGTTTGCGCGCATGATTGAAGGGTAGTCAGTGCCGGGCGACTTTTCCGTGACGCCCTCGAGGGGGTCGAGCACAGCGGTCTTCAGGCCGAGGTCGCTCGCGATCGACGAGGCGACTGCGTCGGAGCTGAGGGTCTCGAAGAAGATCGTGGTGATGTTGTGCTCCGTCGCCTCCTCCTGGATGGCGGCGATGCGGGCCGGCGAGGGCTCCTCGTCTGGGCTGATGCCCGAGATGCCGATCTGGGTGAGGTCGTAGCGGTCGGCGAGGTAGCCGAAGGCCTCGTGCGTGGTGATGAACTCGTTGATCGCACAGTTCTGCAGGCCCGTGGTGAACTCGTCGTCGATCCTGCTCAGCTCCGCGGTCGCGGCGTCTGCGTTGGCGCTGAAGGTCCCCGCATTGCCGGCATCGACCTCGGCGAGCGCGTCGGAGATCGCCGCGACGACCTTCTGCATCCGGGTCGGGTCCTGCCAGAAGTGCGGGTCGAAGTCGCCGTGGTCGTGCTCGTCCTCGGTGGCCTCCTCTTCGTGCTCGTCCGCCTCGTGGTCGTGGTCCTCGACAGGGGTCAGCAGATCGACGTACTGGGCGACGTCCAGCACGTTGGTCGCGCCGGACTGCTCGATGGCGTCGTCGACGGCGCTCTGAAAGTCGGAGAGGTAGATGACCAGGTCGGCGTCGGCCAGGGATGCGACCTGTTTCGGCGTGAGCTCCAGGTCGTGCGGCTCGACGCCCGGCGCCGTCAGCGTCGAGACCGACCCGATGTCGCCCATCACCTGGGTGCTCGCCCACTCCAGCGGATAGAAGGCGACGACCACGTCGGGGCCGTTGTCCTCGGCGTCGGTCGAGCTGGTGGCAGCGGTCGAGCCACAGGCCGCGAGGCTGAGCGCTGCGGCGGCGGCAAGTGCGGGCTTCAGGTCCATGAGAACCATTATCAACTGGTGGAGGGTTGCTGTCAAAGCCGAGGGCGTGTGACCACCGGAGATCGTCCGCTAGTGTCGTGACCATGCTCGCCATCAGCCGCTTCCGCGACCAGGGCGACGGGTTCCGAGACGAGGCTCAGCCCGTCGTCGACTGGTGGTCGGCCCGTCCCGGCTGCGTCAGCATGGACCTCGTGCAGAACCTCGACGAGCCGGGTCTGTGGGCCATTGTCGGCCGCTGGGCGTCCGTCGGCGCCTACCGCCGCTCCTTCAACGGGTACGACGCGAAGATGCTGCTGACCCCACTGCTCAGCCGCGCCGTCGACGAGCCGAGCGCCTACCTGCCGCCCGACGAGGTCGGCGAGAACCAGCCCCGCAACACCTGATACGACTGAGGAGTCATCGTGGACACCCGCCTCGTCCTTTCCGCCGCCGGGGTCAGCATCGCCCTGGAGACGACGGGGGGAGACCTCCCCGAAGTGCTGCACTGGGGAGACCACCTCGGCCCCGTCTCTGAGACCCAGCTCACCGAGCTGTCGGCGGCGACCCGCGCCACCGTCGCGCCCAGCGCGCCGGACAGCCCCGTGCGCTACGCGGTCCTGCCGGAGGCCAGGCGCGGCATCACGGTGCGGCCCGGGCTGATCGGCTCGCGCGACGGCCGCGACTGGACGCCCGACTGGCGGGTGAACGCCGTCACGGTCGACGGGGCGCCAGCCCCCGCCTTCGCCTCACTCGGCGCCGCCAGCGTCGACTTCCACGCCGTCGCGCCCGGTCTCGAGCTGACGATCACGGTGCAGCTGACGCCGCAGGGCCTGGTCGCGGCGCGGGCCGCGGTCACCAACCGCGGGGAGGGGGCGTTCACCCTCGACGAGATCACGCTGGCGCTGCCGGTGCCGACCCGCGCCACCGAGGTCCTCGACTTCGCCGGGCGCTGGGGCGTCGAGCGGTTCCCGCAGCGCACGACACTCGGCACGGGCGCCCACCGCAGGGAGGGGCGACACGGCCGCACCGGCGCCGACGCCGCCTATGTCCTGCACATCGGGGAGGCGGGCTTCGGGTTCGGCGCGGGCGAGGTCTGGTGCGTCCACACGGCGTGGAGCGGCAACCACATCCACCAGGTCGAGCGCGACCTCTACGGCACCCAACTCATCTCCGGCGGCGAGCTGCTGCTGCCTGGGGAGGCCAGGCTGGCGACGGGGGAGAGCTACACGACCCCCTGGCTGTACTTCGGCCACGGGCATGGCCTCGACGCGGTCGCCGATCGCTTCCACGGCTTCCTCCGCGCCCAGCCGCACGCCCCGTCGGCCGACCGCCCGGTGACGCTCAACGTCTGGGAGGCCGTCTACTTCGACCACGACGCCGACCGTCTCGTCGACCTCGCCCGCCGCGCGGCGAGGGTGGGCGTCGAACGGTTCGTGCTCGACGACGGCTGGTTCGGTGGCCGCCGCCACGAGCGCGCCGGCCTGGGCGACTGGGTCGTCTCCCCCCAGGCGTGGCCCGACGGCCTCCACCCCTTGGTCGATCAGGTCAAGGACCTCGGCATGCAGTTTGGGCTCTGGTTCGAGCCCGAGATGGTCAACCTCGACTCCGACGTCGCCCGGGCGCATCCAGAGTGGGTGCTGCAGCCCGCCGGCCGGCTGCCGGTGGAGTCCCGCTTCCAGCAGGTGCTCAACCTCGCCGACGAGGGCGCCTTCGCACACGTCCTCGGCCAGGTGGACGCCGTGCTCGCCGAGTACCGCATCGACTACGTGAAGTGGGACCACAACCGCGACCTGGTCGACGCCGGCAGCGGGCCGGAC is a window encoding:
- a CDS encoding metal ABC transporter substrate-binding protein, translating into MDLKPALAAAAALSLAACGSTAATSSTDAEDNGPDVVVAFYPLEWASTQVMGDIGSVSTLTAPGVEPHDLELTPKQVASLADADLVIYLSDFQSAVDDAIEQSGATNVLDVAQYVDLLTPVEDHDHEADEHEEEATEDEHDHGDFDPHFWQDPTRMQKVVAAISDALAEVDAGNAGTFSANADAATAELSRIDDEFTTGLQNCAINEFITTHEAFGYLADRYDLTQIGISGISPDEEPSPARIAAIQEEATEHNITTIFFETLSSDAVASSIASDLGLKTAVLDPLEGVTEKSPGTDYPSIMRANLEALRTANGCS
- a CDS encoding metal ABC transporter ATP-binding protein — its product is MAAADLVHAEGVYVSLGGMPILRDVHVDVAAGEAVALIGGNGSGKSTLIRAVLGLIPHQEGVVELFGERLPGFHDWRRVGYVPQLSTVNVAGATVREIASAGRLAHRRPFQWLSAADRAARDHALEQVGLADRAKWPFSALSGGQKQRVLIARALAAEPELLVMDEPLAGVDLHSQAGLAELLRGFRDAGLGLLVVLHERGAMAQVLDRTVTLCDGRVVTDENHPVDTERDHPAPEPSLIGLSDPIAGAAS
- a CDS encoding Fur family transcriptional regulator, yielding MTSTNSPVTRQTWQRAAVRDLMEGAREFRTAQQVHDQLRGIGAKVGLATVYRALQAMAEAGEVDVLRTPDGEAAYRRCSAGHHHHLVCRRCGFSIEIKPTDLEAWAATVAQQHGFTQVGHELEIFGLCQDCSRLADDA
- a CDS encoding antibiotic biosynthesis monooxygenase family protein, with amino-acid sequence MLAISRFRDQGDGFRDEAQPVVDWWSARPGCVSMDLVQNLDEPGLWAIVGRWASVGAYRRSFNGYDAKMLLTPLLSRAVDEPSAYLPPDEVGENQPRNT
- a CDS encoding metal ABC transporter permease produces the protein MIEILSLPFMQRAVIAAVLSGLIAPAIGTFIVQKRMSLLGDGLGHVAIAGVGLALMTGWATMPVAVVVCVVGAVAVELLRQHGKATGDLGLAILFYGGLASGVLMAGIAGQGAGGLSSYLFGSLTSVSETDIVLIAVLGVVILVTCIGLAPRLFAVCVDEDFARVLGIRVKVINLLVVVLAAISITAAMRTVGLLLISALMVIPVAAAQQLFVGFYHAFFGSMVVGVLAALGGTVGSYYLDTATGATIVVTSIVLLGIAWLLGGRIRRAHQFIPFVEDHGGHDHTPAENHDDGHAHKSGVKVIQHGDHVDYVHDGHRHALHGDHYDEH
- a CDS encoding alpha-galactosidase, encoding MDTRLVLSAAGVSIALETTGGDLPEVLHWGDHLGPVSETQLTELSAATRATVAPSAPDSPVRYAVLPEARRGITVRPGLIGSRDGRDWTPDWRVNAVTVDGAPAPAFASLGAASVDFHAVAPGLELTITVQLTPQGLVAARAAVTNRGEGAFTLDEITLALPVPTRATEVLDFAGRWGVERFPQRTTLGTGAHRREGRHGRTGADAAYVLHIGEAGFGFGAGEVWCVHTAWSGNHIHQVERDLYGTQLISGGELLLPGEARLATGESYTTPWLYFGHGHGLDAVADRFHGFLRAQPHAPSADRPVTLNVWEAVYFDHDADRLVDLARRAARVGVERFVLDDGWFGGRRHERAGLGDWVVSPQAWPDGLHPLVDQVKDLGMQFGLWFEPEMVNLDSDVARAHPEWVLQPAGRLPVESRFQQVLNLADEGAFAHVLGQVDAVLAEYRIDYVKWDHNRDLVDAGSGPDGRPGVHAQTAAFYRLLDELRRRHPGVEFESCSSGGARVDLEVLKRTERVWVSDIIDPAERQRMLPWTGQLIPPEFQGSHIASGRSHTTGRWHDLTFRAVTAVFGHLGIEWDLAQATEDELAELGWWIDWYKANRSVLLGGRQIRVDTPDPGTWFKGVVTNDKAIFSLAQLSATPGANLGLVRFPGLDSDADYRLTVIDRQPVPPQLRPAWEAQPVVLPGRLLGTVGVRAPMMLPESAVLFELERL